A single genomic interval of Helianthus annuus cultivar XRQ/B chromosome 13, HanXRQr2.0-SUNRISE, whole genome shotgun sequence harbors:
- the LOC110897761 gene encoding protein FAR1-RELATED SEQUENCE 11, whose translation MSMVKETSENGTDLSADDIGTIEEIPEDTILSRQTSVNLVPFIGQRFVSQDAAYEFYCSFAKQCGFSIRRHRTRGKDGVGRGITRRDFTCHRGGYPQIKPSEDGKVQRNRKSSRCGCQAYMRIVKRADFDVPEWRITGFSNVHNHELLKSNDVQLIPTYCTMSSDDKSRICMFAKSGMSVRQMLRLMELEKGVKLGCLPFNEIDVRNLLQSFRNVDRDNDAIDLLKMCKDKKDKDPNFRYNFKIDANNRLEHIAWTYGSSVRSYESFGDVVVFDTTHRLDAYDMILGIWLGVDNYGTNCFFGCVLLRDENMQSFCWALKTFLGFMNEKAPETILTDQNMWLKEAVAVEMPRTKHAFCIWNIISKFSDWFSALLGSQYGQWKAEFHGLYNLHLVDEFELGWRDMVDAYGLHGNKHIVSLYALRMFWALPFLRCYFFAGMTSTFQPESINAFIQRFLSAQSVLENFVEQVAAVIDAKDQAALKQKMIRSRQKVSLKTGSPIESHAATVLTPYAFTKFQEQLVLAPQYASLLVDNNYFIVRHHTEMNGGCKVLWVPHDEFISCTCHDFEFSGILCRHVLRVLSTNNCFHIPYQYLPVRWRDSLTYTKPVLDPSSGNVQMLQSMVSSLVSEAVETDERLNFACGQLNLVLTRIKEFPGPSSGVNNNNNNMSYNNSPPDSLILPEVEDSDGIVQSFTNEPLTFGKLKERRSKRRRCSVPCCGQFGHDSNDCPLMEDDINEDGLGFL comes from the exons ATGAGCATGGTGAAAGAAACATCTGAAAATGGTACAGATTTATCCGCTGATGATATTGGCACCATTGAGGAAATTCCCGAAGACACAATTCTGTCTAGACAAACTTCTGTTAACCTCGTGCCTTTTATCGGTCAAAGGTTTGTTTCTCAAGATGCTGCTTACGAATTCTACTGTAGCTTCGCAAAGCAATGCGGCTTTTCTATTCGCCGCCACCGTACACGTGGCAAAGACGGTGTCGGGAGGGGGATTACACGGCGAGATTTCACCTGCCACCGTGGCGGGTACCCACAAATAAAGCCGTCAGAAGACGGGAAAGTACAAAGAAACAGAAAATCATCACGTTGTGGATGTCAAGCTTACATGCGAATTGTAAAACGCGCTGATTTCGATGTTCCTGAATGGCGGATCACGGGCTTCAGCAATGTTCACAATCACGAGCTTTTAAAGTCGAACGATGTTCAACTTATTCCTACTTACTGCACAATGTCGTCAGATGACAAAAGTCGTATATGCATGTTTGCGAAATCCGGGATGTCAGTGAGGCAGATGTTAAGGTTGATGGAACTAGAAAAAGGCGTGAAGCTAGGCTGTTTACCGTTTAACGAAATTGATGTGAGGAATTTACTTCAGTCTTTTAGAAATGTTGATAGAGATAATGACGCAATTGACCTTCTTAAAATGTGCAAGGACAAGAAGGATAAAGATCCGAACTTTAGATATAATTTCAAGATTGATGCGAATAACCGTCTGGAACATATTGCCTGGACTTATGGCTCGTCGGTTCGATCTTATGAGTCGTTCGGGGATGTTGTGGTTTTTGACACAACTCATAGGTTGGATGCGTATGATATGATTCTTGGAATTTGGCTTGGAGTTGACAATTATGGTACGAATTGCTTTTTTGGTTGTGTGCTGTTGCGGGATGAGAATATGCAGTCTTTCTGTTGGGCCTTAAAG ACATTTTTAGGATTCATGAACGAAAAAGCTCCGGAAACAATATTGACCGACCAAAACATGTGGCTAAAAGAAGCAGTCGCCGTTGAAATGCCAAGAACAAAGCATGCCTTTTGCATTTGGAATATAATTTCCAAGTTTTCGGATTGGTTTTCTGCACTTCTCGGCTCACAGTACGGTCAATGGAAAGCGGAGTTTCATGGACTTTACAATTTGCACTTGGTTGATGAGTTTGAATTGGGATGGAGAGATATGGTTGATGCGTATGGACTCCATGGAAACAAACACATTGTTAGCTTGTATGCTTTACGCATGTTTTGGGCACTCCCATTTTTGAGATGTTACTTCTTTGCTGGGATGACTAGTACTTTTCAACCAGAGTCCATTAACGCTTTCATCCAACGGTTTTTAAGTGCacagtctgttcttgaaaattttgTAGAGCAG GTTGCAGCGGTTATAGATGCTAAAGACCAAGCTGCACTAAAACAGAAAATGATTAGAAGCCGTCAAAAAGTGTCTCTCAAAACCGGTTCACCTATCGAGTCACACGCTGCCACTGTTCTTACACCATATGCCTTTACCAAATTCCAAGAACAACTTGTGTTGGCCCCACAATACGCATCTCTATTGGTCGACAATAACTACTTCATCGTGAGACACCACACCGAAATGAACGGCGGCTGCAAAGTTCTTTGGGTCCCACATGATGAATTCATTAGCTGCACCTGCCATGATTTTGAATTCTCGGGAATCCTATGTCGACACGTTCTTCGAGTTCTATCAACCAACAACTGTTTTCACATCCCGTATCAATACTTACCCGTTCGTTGGCGTGATTCCTTAACCTACACAAAACCCGTTCTTGATCCTTCTTCGGGTAATGTCCAGATGTTACAGTCAATGGTTTCAAGTCTAGTTTCTGAAGCCGTGGAGACCGATGAAAGGTTAAACTTTGCTTGCGGTCAACTCAACTTGGTGTTGACCCGGATCAAGGAGTTTCCGGGACCGTCTAGTggtgttaataataataataataatatgtctTATAACAATAGTCCACCTGACTCGTTAATTCTTCCGGAAGTTGAGGATTCTGATGGTATCGTTCAAAGTTTTACTAATGAACCGTTGACTTTTGGGAAGCTGAAAGAGAGAAGGTCAAAGCGAAGGCGTTGCTCTGTGCCCTGTTGCGGGCAGTTCGGGCATGATTCTAATGACTGCCCGTTGATGGAAGATGATATAAACGAAGATGGACTCGGGTTTCTATAA
- the LOC110897760 gene encoding receptor-like protein 51, which translates to MCAHAGMIVTAVVGLWGWTAVSLSASSLLMFIRCSSKEPGYVKTFEGIRNNADAEGPLVKIDLINSANWTGIIGLSSVLLARLEDAGYAVGVRVLELLCHREKLHFKLIGFWYSEEPINGSSILIQHSNAHFMDLCRDLRGNRLSGQIPDEIGDCKTLKNLDLSFNMLAGDIPFLVSKLKQLELFLERQLINRSDPYNVITDS; encoded by the exons ATGTGCGCACATGCTGGGATGATT GTGACTGCTGTTGTTGGGCTCTGGGGATGGACCGCTGTTTCGCTTTCAGCTTCCTCACTATTGATGTTTATCCGCTGCAGCAG TAAAGAGCCCGGTTATGTGAAAACATTTGAAGGGATTCGAAATAATGCTGATGCTGAG GGTCCTTTGGTGAAAATTGATCTGATCAACTCAGCTAATTGGACTGGAATAATTGGTCTCAGCTCTGTCCTACTTGCAAG ATTGGAGGATGCGGGCTATGCCGTTGGAGTACGAGTTTTGGAACTGCTGTGCCACAGGGAGAAG TTGCACTTTAAATTGATAGGGTTCTGGTACTCGGAGGAACCAATTAATGGCAGCTCAATCCTCATTCAGCATTCAAACGCTCATTTTATGGACCTATG CAGAGATCTACGTGGTAATAGATTATCTGGTCAAATTCCAGATGAGATTGGTGATTGCAAGACCCTCAAGAACCT GGATCTATCATTCAATATGTTAGCTGGAGACATCCCGTTTTTGGTATCGAAGTTAAAACAGCTTGAGCTCTT TCTTGAAAGACAATTAATTAACCGGTCTGATCCCTACAACGTTATCACAGATTCCTAA